DNA sequence from the Teretinema zuelzerae genome:
CACACGAAAGGGAACGGCTTGGCTTCCATCTCTCCCTGAATTACAGGATCGACGGCCCGGAGCCGTTGTCCGAGGGAGCCCTTTTTGCCGTCGAAGCCGCCCTTCCAGCCCTCGTACAACACATTCCAGTCGCCGTCCGCTCGTCGAATATAGGTGTCCGTCGTGCCCACCCAGTCGCCTGCGATCGGAATGGGTATCCTCGCGATTTCATACCAGGGTCCTTCGAAAAGACCGAAATCAATGGACGCCACCGCCGGAATATTCTTCGTCGACGGAGCGCTTGCGCATCCTGCCGCGGTGAAAGCCAGAATTGCTGATAACACAACTGCTGAATAACGCGCGGCTTTCATACATCAACCTCCAAGAGATCTCAACTTTTCATCCAGGACCGTAAGGCGCTGTCTAAGCTCCCGCACCTGATCAAGGCTTGCGTGAATTTTCGACTGCATATAGACGTCAGCGATAATCCCGTCGAACAGGAAATCTGCCAGAGTGGAAAAGGTTCCGATGTTCATGGAATAATCCGTCGCTGATTCTACGGAAGACAGTTCCCGTCCGAGATGTTCGAGCTTCTGCTGAATGAGGTTCATAACGTCGGAGGCCCGGCCCAGCTGGGAATGCTTGATGAGATCGGTGATGAGACCGCCTCCGAAGATGTCGACGAATCCCCAGGCACGCGCGTTCTTGAACTTGCGCTCGGCCTCGTCGGTGAGAGCGAGAAGCTCCGAGATAATGCCGCGCGAACGTGTCAAGCTTAAAAATTGAGTTTCGGTCATCGGTCTCCCCTGTTCCATATGCACATCGTCCCTCCGTTGCTGTTCAACGAAGGCATGAATTCAATATACGAAAAAAGGGTCAGAAAAGCGAAACAGAATTACTCTTCTTCGACCCCGTAGGCGGAAAGGCTCAAACTTAAATGAGTGACTCCCGCGAAGGCTTTCAGGGTAGAAGCGAGATTTTCAACATCCAGAGCCTTTCCGCGGACTGCGATGATCTCAAGGCAGTGGTCGTGGTCGAGATGGATATGCTGCGTGGAAATGATCGAATCCTGAAAGTCGTGCTGCACATGCATAAGGCGCTCGGCCAGATCGCGGCGGTGATGATCGTAGGTCATCACCACGGCTCCGGCGACCAGTCCGTTGTCGTCCCGCTTCTTTTTGATGAGGGTTTCCCGGATCAAGTCGCGAATGGCTTCCGAGCGGTTCTGATATTGTTCGCGCTCGATGAAGGCGTCGAAGGCGTCTATCAGTTTTTTGTCCAGCGA
Encoded proteins:
- a CDS encoding lipocalin family protein, with amino-acid sequence MKAARYSAVVLSAILAFTAAGCASAPSTKNIPAVASIDFGLFEGPWYEIARIPIPIAGDWVGTTDTYIRRADGDWNVLYEGWKGGFDGKKGSLGQRLRAVDPVIQGEMEAKPFPFVWMPYRIVYWNAEDETMLITSGTMNYLWVMARAPLLDSAVYDRLTAEADRLGFDIALLETVPQRPAGGL
- the nikR gene encoding nickel-responsive transcriptional regulator NikR gives rise to the protein MSSLYRFGVSLDKKLIDAFDAFIEREQYQNRSEAIRDLIRETLIKKKRDDNGLVAGAVVMTYDHHRRDLAERLMHVQHDFQDSIISTQHIHLDHDHCLEIIAVRGKALDVENLASTLKAFAGVTHLSLSLSAYGVEEE